TGAGTGGCAGAGACACAGTAAAAACCTCCTCCGAGATCTAATGGCCCATCATCTCAAACCCTTCTTCGCTTCTTCTTCTGAGACGGAATAGAATAGACTCACAACAACAAGAGAACGAGTCAATTCAATCCCTCCCTCCGATTTTCAGGTCCGTTTCTTCTCTCTTCTCTTGCATTGCTCCTTTAATTCCTCTACATTGCCTCCGATTCGCTGCTTTGTCTCCCCTTCTTCTGAATTGACCTTCTTGTTTGTGTTTGAGTTTTATTGGGAGCTGAATTATTGTTCTGATGTTGGATGGTGTGGTGTAGGGATGAGTGAGACGGCGAAAGTGTTGTACATAGTGGTGGTGGATGGCGAGGAGAAGAGAGAAAAAGGGAAAGAGTCCTTTCGATATACGCGTCCGGTTTTGCAGAGCTCTCTGCAACTCATGGGATGCAAACCTCGTCACGCCTTCAAGGTCTCTACTTTCGAATTTTGGATTCTTTTGTCAATTTTTTTGTTTGTTTGTTATTGTGGCGTTTTGGTTTTTCTAGTGTGTTTGATTTGGGAAATACTGATATTTGTAGTGTTTTTTCGGGTAGATCTGGGTTTGCATGAAACTTGTTCTTGGATATTTTTCAGAATTTCACTGTTGAGAGTAATGTTGATGGAGGTCTAGCTGAAGAATTGAAAAAATTATAATCTAAGGTCAGGTCAACGAAGGCTTCTTGGAACTAGTTTTTTGGTCTTCTATGTGTACTATTGGAGTTCTGGGAGTTGTTTGTGGAAGATGTCATTATCACAGATTAGTCCAGGTTTCCTCTAAATTTTGATTAAAACAAAAGGTGGGGCTATTACAATTCTTGTGTCGCGTTCAACATCCTGTTAAAAGGTCCTGCTGGTGGAGCCATTATCTCTTGTTGGTTAAACCACCTTAACTGATTTTTCTCTCATCTGTCCATTTTATTTTTAATTTTCCTTAAATTCTGTGTCTTTTGGTACCCACAGTTCAACTGTCGACCTTGTTGTTTGATGAGGATCTCCGGTTTTCTGCAATAGTTGTTGTTGAGTTACATTGTTGCTGTGTGATTACTCAATATGTGATGACTTAACATTGATACCTGGGTTTAGAAAGATCGATCATGTTCTGTCTATAATTGGCCATGATCTTGAGGATTTGTCCAACCCGAACATAAATGAGGTTTCTTTAGTGTTAAGTCCTTGGTTGCTTGGACACTATCAAGTGTATAAAGTCTCTGTGCTGTGGAATTGACCAGAGGATGACCCTTAATTGTATAGTGTTTTAAGCTGTCGAGAGCTTGGTCTTCTTTTATGGTGTTTTTTGTTTGTTTAGAACATCAGTCTCTGCACTTTTCATTAATCGTGGGTCTGTGCTTTTGGAATATTTATGTTAACTGATAGATTCATTGATTCCTAATTAGAGGTTTGTTCCAGTTGTCAGGCTGTTACAACTTATGGTAGCATCATGTTGGTGCTGTAGTTTGGGTTTTTATTACGTACTTTCATTAATTAATTGGGAATTGGAACAGTCAAATGGTTGTGTATACTTGTATTTCCTGCAGTTTAGAAACTTAGACACTAATGGTTGACAATTTTTTTTTTCTTTGATCAGATCAGTCAACGAGTTTTTGAGTTGATAAGAAATGTAAGTTCATGTGAGGCCTTGCTTCCGGAGGGGACAGAGAATGTTTCCCCCAGTAAATCCGAGGCTTCCAAGAATACGGTTTCCGGGAAAGATCATAAAAGTAAGAGTGTACCATTTGAAATGTACAAAACACGTACGACTGTTGTAGTTAGGCGAGAAACTTTCTTGGATGTTGTTTGCGATGCTCTGGCCGAGTACAAGTATGTTGGTCCAAATCAGAGGGCTGACTTAGTTTTCGCATGCAGGTATGAAGTCTTGTATCTTTTGGAAATCATAATCTCACACACACACACACACACACACTGCATTTTGAAAGGTAGACTGTGATTTATCTCCCTTTTCCTGTAACATTCTGACCATTTACTTAACATGCTGTTCATCATTGCTTGGGAACAGAATAGATAAATGCATAGTTTTGAAAGCTGTAGTAGTGAAGAAGGGGCCTTAATAATATTGTCTTTTCTTCCCGACCACATCCTTAATGATAAAAGCAGAAAACGTGTAGAATTTCTGTTGCAACTTGGAACATAATGCATCTTTGAAGCTTTCTTTTTGTGTGGTTAATTTTTAAGTTATTGTTACTATTAGTCTAGCCATCAGCAAGTAGTTGATGTTTCTTTTACAGTAAACGATCTCCTCCATTTCTTAGATTGAACATGCTTAGTAGTCAACTATGCGATGTTCTCTTTTTTTTAATCTGAACTTGATTTGTGCAGCTCTAGTTTTGGAATAAGGGGATTAGAGTTGGAACATGAATATAATATCATGGTACATTTTGGGAGTTTAAATGGGAGATGCTCAATCGTGCTTTTTGATCTTGTTGTTTAGAGTCATTATGAATGCTTTTACATTGCATTCTCTTAGAGTTCAGAATTATTTGTATCTGTAGTGCGCACTGTACCCAATTATTTATCTTCGGATATTTTCTCCATGCAGAGTCCGAGAAAGGAAGGAATCTGTAACTGTACTGTTATGTGGCACCAGTGGATGTGGAAAATCTACTTTGTCTTCATTGCTGGTATTTAAGTTCCCTAGTTCTTTGTTTTTATGGTTCCTTTTTGACTCTTAATCTGACATAATAGTTGGTAATGTTTTTCCTTTTCTAGAGTTATATGTAATGATTTGGATAGTTAATAACAACGTCTATGTGCTGTTACAGTAACTATATCATTTTCGTTGAGTCTAAACCATATCATCTTGCAGGGTAGTAGGTTGGGAATCACAACTGTGATATCTACTGACTCGATTCGGCACATGATGAGGAGTTTTGCAGATGAGAAGCAAAATCCTTTACTATGGGCTTCAACCTACCACGCAGGGGAGTGTTTGGATCCAGTGGCAGTTGCAGAAGCAAAAGCCAAAAAGAAAGCCAAAAAGTCGGCTGCAAGTTCACAGTCACTTTCCAAAGATGGAATGGTGGATGGCTCTCCTTCTGGGAGATCTGATTCTCAGATGTCAGACGCTGGTTCGAGTACTGCTGAATTGATCAGTTCAAAGCAGATGGCCATTGAAGGATTCAAGGCACAAAGTGAGATGGTAATTGACAGTCTTGACTGTCTTATTACTGCATGGGAGGAAAGAAAAGAATCAGTTATTGTAGAAGGTGTTCACTTGAGCCTTAATTTTGTGGTATGTCATATCTAATTCTCTTCCCCTTTGTTGTCTCTTGGTTTGAACTTGTTCTCTTCCTGTTTTTTATAACATACATATTTACTTAAATTTAAATATATAATAAACTTAACTCCTCCATCTCAATAATTGTTTGAACCACAGATGGGGCTTATGAAGAAACACCCTTCCATCATACCATTCATGATATATATCTCAAATGAGGATAAGCACCTGGAGAGATTTGCAGTACGTGCAAAGTATATGACACTGGACCCAGCAAAGAACAAGTACGTGAAGTACATCCGAAACATCAGAACAATCCAAGAATATCTCTGCCAGAGGGCTGATAAGCATCTTGTCCCGAAAATTAACAACACTAATGTTGACAAGAGTGTGGCAGCAATCCATGCAACAGTCTTTAGCTGCCTCCGTAGGCGTGAAGCCGGGGAACAACTTTACGATACCATGAGAAACACAGTTACTGTAGTGGATGAGGAGTATAGGAACCAGCGTGCAGCCAATTCTTTGAGTTCAAAGGGGATGTTTCAACTTATCCAGAGGAAAGGGTCATCTAGGCAGCTGATGGCTCTTGTCAATACCGACGGATCTGTAGCAAAGGCTTGGCCTGTTGATTCAGTCGTCAGTAATGGGAATCCTATATTTTGCCATGGGACTGAGATGGAGATAGGCAGTGCGGAGCAAGTGAATCTTCAGTTTGGTCTCTATGGTCTAAGCGCCTGGCCCAAAGATGGTGGCCCAAGCTGTGCTGGAAGTGTTGACGGGTCGAGGGCTGATGATACTGAGACTGTAAGTAGGCATTTCTCTTCTTGCTGCAGCTCACCACGATCAGAGGGACCTGCCAAGGAGGTACCTTCTAATCTCTAATTTTGATTATTCAAGAAAAAAACTTTGTGAAGATCAGTTTCCGTAGTTAGGTGTAATTTGAGAATATTCCAAACCTATTTTCTAAAGGGAAAATTTCAAGAACAGTACATGAAGTTTTCTCCAGTGAGAATTAAGGTTACTCAATTTCCGAAACTATCACATAAGTACATAAACTATTGAACCCAACCCATATAGGTATATGCTGTTAACAATTCCGTTAGTCTGTGTGTTAACTGTTACATATTTGAGGGCAAATCCGTCTCTACAATCATGAAGGAAAAAAAAAAAAGTAAATCCCCACCATCTCCTCTCCTCTATTCTTTTTTGGTCAAATCCATCTCCTCTATTCACCACCAGTATCCCAGCCCTCACACCGGTGACTGCCGAAGCGCCATGTCTCCCCACCTCTGAGCTATGGCCCAACTCACCATTGGAAAGCTCAATCGCGACAATTTTGTAACTCAATTCTCGACTCACCTACTCACAAGGCCTCACCTACAAGAAACAAAACGACCTAGAATCTCAAGAAGGATCTTGTAGAGCTTCAATTACTAGATACCCATTTTCTTCAAATAAGATTGAACACTCAGAACCTCTTTTTTTTGTTCTCAAATTGATGAATCATCAACCAAATCCAAATATCCAAATGTTTATTCAATCAACCAATGAACAAAAAACCCAGAACCTCTCCTACACCAATCAATCAACCAACTTAATATATTTCAATAAAAATTGATGAATCAATCAATACCGACCAAAAATATTGTTGATTGGAACGTCAAATTAATCAACCCAAAACCCAGTTTTTTGGCTAACCTTCATCTTCTTCAGAAACTCCGAATCACTAGAGCTTTAGCTTTTCAAAACCGTCCCCAACCCCTTTGCAGGCTCGCCCTTCTTGATTATGTGTTTTGTACGGGCATGCATACAAGAATGATGGCTGGTTTTGGTTTTCAGAGTTTGAGAGCTAGAGGTAAAGGAAAAGGGAGAAGGAGAATTGATTTGGAGACAGGCGACGGCAACGCCGGCGAGAATGGTTGGGCGTGAGCGTGAGAGATAGAGACTTAAAATGGGGAAAGAGTGAGTTGGATATGAGGATACATTTTTATCCTTCGTTTATGCAAGAATTACATCCTCTTAACGGCATAGTTGATGACATGTACATAAATTGGACCGAGTTTAATAGTCCATGTACTTATGTGATAGTTTTGAAAGTTGAGTAATCTTAATTCTCAGTGGAGAAAAACTCGTGTACTGTTCTTAAAATTTTCCCTTTTCTAAATGATCAATCGAACAAATCTTGAAATATTTGTTATGGGTTTGTATAGTATTGGTTGTATGATTTGATCTTCAATAGATGTTTAACTTGGATACTGCAAATATGTTCAGATTTTGCAAACTTGTTCAAAGTTGTTTTCTTAATATTCACCTATTTACTTATGTATACCTTCAGCTGAAGGAGGACAACTCAGTACATGGCAGTGATGAAGAGGTTGATGAATCAGCTGATGTAGGCAGTGATGAGGAATTAAGTGATGATGGTGACAAACAGGTTGACGAGGAGGTATGTTGGTTTGTTTTAGTTCACTATTAGATTATGTTGGAAATCAAAAAAGACCAAGAGGTCAACTTAACACTTCTGCATGTGATGTTTCTGCTTGCCCAATATGTATGTTGGCACACATGCATCTATATATCTATACATGTGGGGGATTTAATATGTTTGTAACGATGACTGATAGATTAAGATAATGCATAAACTTGATACTTAGCTGCTGATCTGAATCGAGTATATTTCCTGCTATTTGTACAGATAGGGTCGGTGGATGAGGAGTCTACAAAATCTGATGAAGAGTATGAGGACCTGGCAATGCAGGACGTTCAGGGGAATGGATACTGGTTAGATGATGCTATGGAGCGCGATATTAAGATATTCCCTGTTTCTGAGGACTCATCAGCCAATAAGGATGTGGATAAGTATCGCCAGAACCTGGATCTCTTTCTTAGAACTAGTAGGGAGTCATTTTCTGAACCACTATGTTCATATACTTCTCTCTTTACGGAGAAGAATGAGATGAAAATGCCGTGCTCTGGCAACGTGAAAATTAGAAAACGGCGGTCCCTTAGCATTCCAGCATTGGGAAGGCATGGGTCAGAAATAAGGGGTGCCATACTTTCTGGTGCCCCTCAGTGCTGACGCTACATTTTGTTGCAGCTTAGTGCTCTCATCTCGGTGGTCTATATCTCTCTTTTTATGTTTAGATCTCCTTTTTCATTTAGAGTACCTTAGGTTTAAGTATCACCGATATGTAGTTATGTACAGTTGTGCTTCTGAGACTTGCAATGAAATGAGTATGAGATGCCTTATGAACTATGTATGATGAAAGTGAGAATCCCAGATGCTAGAATTGCATGCTGCAGGCCCTACAGTTAATTTTGGTAGGATACCAACGCACTTTTCGTGATTTTGTCTGACAGGGATTGGCCATATACTCACCAAGTTGCTGAGGCCAGGTATAAAACAGAGGGAGGAGTTGCACCTTGAGTAGGACAATGAATGTAGTTTTGTTGCTCCCTCATTTACCGAAGGGGTGAGAAAGCCGACAGATAGAAATCTTATCTCATGGTAACATCGTTTGAGCCTATCCCACTAATTTTGGTGGCCGGGAATGGTAACACCAAAACCTCCCCGGGCTGAAACTCATTCAGCATTTGGTTGCTGGCCAGCTGGTTCCCAGAGTTGCAAAGTTACTTGCAAATTGAGCACATCTTCAACATGGGAAATGGGGTTAGGCTGGTACTTCCTTTTATGTTAAAAAGCTGGCTGAATTTCTACGACTGATGACAGATAGTATTGCTCTGGATTGCTGTTCTAATACCGGACATTTTATCCAGCCAAATATCTTGAGGATTAGGCCTCAAAGGATGGAGTCACCCATACGAAAGGGATTAACCTTCTTGCATCCTTCAGAATAGTTCTGAAAGCATCTGTGTACATCCGTTCATACCGATAAAAGCGAAAGAGGTAGTTCAGTAGTTGGTTTATGCATCTGTTAAGAGGGATTAAATATCTGCTCAGGTTCAATACTCGGTTAAGAATCCGATACGAAATCGTTGCCTAGAGATAACAGTGTAGTTCATGGGGTTTATTTATCCGTGTTTTGGGAGCTGGATAATCAGGTTTGTAGTACTAAAACCATTCATGGCCATGGAGAGCGTATTCAGCGCACCCGTCCATCTCCGTCGTCCATTTTGAAAAAGTCAAAAGTCCGCATCAAATGGACAGCGGAGATGGACGGGTGCGCTGTATAATTTTCGCATAACCATGTACAGAAACTTGCCCACATAGGACTGTATGATGTATATTTTCAAAATCAGATACAATTACAAAGTATACAAGCTTTAGTTAAGATGTATAGCTGAAACATAGAATTCAAACCTGAAGATAACAGTCCATGTCCATTGATCTGGTGCATCCACTTGGGTTCTGCTCCAGTTTTACCTTTTAAATAGGATACACCTCTAGTACTAGTACTCGACGTATTGTAACACGAGCCAAACTGAAAAGAATGATTTAAGTATTTAAGAGCTCATATCTTCAATCTAGACACTTGCGGAGCAGTAAATGAAGCTAAATCAACCATGAAGCAAATAACTGGAACCCTGCGATCTTCACAGTAATCTGTTGTGTTCTTCAGAACCTTGGAACCTCCTCCGGAGCCCCTCAAAGATAACACTGTACTAACTTTGAATTTGAGGTCTAATGCCTCAATTTCTCAACATGGTGCATCAGCTGTCCAGCTGTCCTGATGAGCATTTGGCCTATCCATGTATTCTGTGGCATTTTCCACAATGTGTTGGATATGCTCCATCAGATTCAGAACAATTATATTGTCTCAAGCATGACTCACTACTAGAAAAATCTACAGTAGCCACCATTTGTGGATACACTTTTCTAACCGTATCACTTGAGTAGAGCAAATGACACCCTTTTACTTTTTTGGTATTCTTTGTTTTATGGATACTGATAACCATAACAAGATAATTTCATATTGTAATTAAAGACAAAAATCCGTATTCATTGCTAAATAAAATATTAAATTTATGTATTAAATTAGATATTCAAATAAAAGTTTTATATAGATACGGTCAAGGTGTGCAGTAATATTATCCAACTAACTATTAATTTTTAAAAATTTAGAAATTATTAATCATTTCCTTGCAAAACTAAAGTAATATTAATATGATGAGATTTGGATACGCAAGTCTGTATTAATAGCAGAAAATTAATTCAAATAATCCAATTAAAGAAACATTATATTTCAAATAATGATATTTCTATAAATAATTTTTATACATAATTACAAATCTTACGAGAATCTTAATTAAATGCTGATGATTATCCCTAATAACTGCAATGGTGGTTTTTATTTTTGGGTGAGTCTATCTTTCTCTGGATTATGCCCTTCATTCTCGAAGAAGAAGAGAAAGCTTTGTGTTCTGGTGAGTCCCTAAAGTACCAGGGATTTGGATTTGGTTTTCAATGGTTGCTCATGTTAGATGAGTTATTGATATTGGTTCAAAATCACACAAGTTGTTGTTTGATTTCCTTAAAGTCAGCATCATAGAATCATAGTTACCATGATTCTTTCTTTTTGGCTTTTCGTTCAGATAAATTCTAATGACGTTGTTCGCTTCTTCTAGGTCTCAATAAATCCTTCGTGCAGCTGATTTCATTCTAGCAAAGAAGATCTGCCAACATTGGTCGATAAGCCGCGAGGAATGTAAATATATATGTAAGCCCTCGTCCCCTTTTCATTAATTGCAAAAGTTTTGACAAGGTGTATATATAAANNNNNNNNNNNNNNNNNNNNNNNNNNNNNNNNNNNNNNNNNNNNNNNNNNNNNNNNNNNNNNNNNNNNNNNNNNNNNNNNNNNNNNNNNNNNNNNNNNNNNNNNNNNNNNNNNNNNNNNNNNNNNNNNNNNNNNNNNNNNNNNNNNNNNNNNNNNNNNNNNNNNNNNNNNNNNNNNNNNNNNNNNNNNNNNNNNNNNNNNNNNNNNNNNNNNNNNNNNNNNNNNNNNNNNNNNNNNNNNNNNNNNNNNNNNNNNNNNNNNNNNNNNNNNNNNNNNNNNNNNNNNNNNNNNNNNNNNNNNNNNNNNNNNNNNNNNNNNNNNNNNNNNNNNNNNNNNNNNNNNNNNNNNNNNNNNNNNNNNNNNNNNNNNNNNNNNNNNNNNNNNNNNNNNNNNNNNNNNNNNNNNNNNNNNNNNNNNNNNNNNNNNNNNNNNNNNNNNNNNNNNNNNNNNNNNNNNNNNNNNNNNNNNNNNNNNNNNNNNNNNNNNNNNNNNNNNNNNNNNNNNNNNNNNNNNNNNNNNNNNNNNNNNNNNNNNNNNNNNNNNNNNNNNNNNNNNNNNNNNNNNNNNNNNNNNNNNNNNNNNNNNNNNNNNNNNNNNNNNNNNNNNNNNNNNNNNNNNNNNNNNNNNNNNNNNNNNNNNNNNNNNNNNNNNNNNNNNNNNNNNNNNNNNNNNNNNNNNNNNNNNNNNNNNNNNNNNNNNNNNNNNNNNNNNNNNNNNNNNNNNNNNNNNNNNNNNNNNNNNNNNNNNNNNNNNNNNNNNNNNNNNNNNNNNNNNNNNNNNNNNNNNNNNNNNNNNNNNNNNNNNNNNNNNNNNNNNNNNNNNNNNNNNNNNNNNNNNNNNNNNNNNNNNNNNNNNNNNNNNNNNNNNNNNNNNNNNNNNNNNNNNNNNNNNNNNNNNNNNNNNNNNNNNNNNNNNNNNNNNNNNNNNNNNNNNNNNNNNNNNNNNNNNNNNNNNNNNNNNNNNNNNNNNNNNNNNNNNNNNNNNNNNNNNNNNNNNNNNNNNNNNNNNNNNNNNNNNNNNNNNNNNNNNNNNNNNNNNNNNNNNNNNNNNNNNNNNNNNNNNNNNNNNNNNNNNNNNNNNNNNNNNNNNNNNNNNNNNNNNNNNNNNNNNNNNNNNNNNNNNNNNNNNNNNNNNNNNNNNNNNNNNNNNNNNNNNNNNNNNNNNNNNNNNNNNNNNNNNNNNNNNNNNNNNNNNNNNNNNNNNNNNNNNNNNNNNNNNNNNNNNNNNNNNNNNNNNNNNNNNNNNNNNNNNNNNNNNNNNNNNNNNNNNNNNNNNNNNNNNNNNNNNNNNNNNNNNNNNNNNNNNNNNNNNNNNNNNNNNNNNNNNNNNNNNNNNNNNNNNNNNNNNNNNNNNNNNNNNNNNNNNNNNNNNNNNNNNNNNNNNNNNNNNNNNNNNNNNNNNNNNNNNNNNNNNNNNNNNNNNNNNNNNNNNNNNNNNNNNNNNNNNNNNNNNNNNNNNNNNNNNNNNNNNNNNNNNNNNNNNNNNNNNNNNNNNNNNNNNNNNNNNNNNNNNNNNNNNNNNNNNNNNNNNNNNNNNNNNNNNNNNNNNNNNNNNNNNNNNNNNNNNNNNNNNNNNNNNNNNNNNNNNNNNNNNNNNNNNNNNNNNNNNNNNNNNNNNNNNNNNNNNNNNNNNNNNNNNNNNNNNNNNNNNNNNNNNNNNNNNNNNNNNNNNNNNNNNNNNNNNNNNNNNNNNNNNNNNNNNNNNNNNNNNNNNNNNNNNNNNNNNNNNNNNNNNNNNNNNNNNNNNNNNNNNNNNNNNNNNNNNNNNNNNNNNNNNNNNNNNNNNNNNNNNNNNNNNNNNNNNNNNNNNNNNNNNNNNNNNNNNNNNNNNNNNNNNNNNNNNNNNNNNNNNNNNNNNNNNNNNNNNNNNNNNNNNNNNNNNNNNNNNNNNNNNNNNNNNNNNNNNNNNNNNNNNNNNNNNNNNNNNNNNNNNNNNNNNNNNNNNNNNNNNNNNNNNNNNNNNNNNNNNNNNNNNNNNNNNNNNNNNNNNNNNNNNNNNNNNNNNNNNNNNNNNNNNNNNNNNNNNNNNNNNNNNNNNNNNNNNNNNNNNNNNNNNNNNNNNNNNNNNNNNNNNNNNNNNNNNNNNNNNNNNNNNNNNNNNNNNNNNNNNNNNNNNNNNNNNNNNNNNNNNNNNNNNNNNNNNNNNNNNNNNNNNNNNNNNNNNNNNNNNNNNNNNNNNNNNNNNNNNNNNNNNNNNNNNNNNNNNNNNNNNNNNNNNNNNNNNNNNNNNNNNNNNNNNNNNNNNNNNNNNNNNNNNNNNNNNNNNNNNNNNNNNNNNNNNNNNNNNNNNNNNNNNNNNNNNNNNNNNNNNNNNNNNNNNNNNNNNNNNNNNNNNNNNNNNNNNNNNNNNNNNNNNNNNNNNNNNNNNNNNNNNNNNNNNNNNNNNNNNNNNNNNNNNNNNNNNNNNNNNNNNNNNNNNNNNNNNNNNNNNNNNNNNNNNNNNNNNNNNNNNNNNNNNNNNNNNNNNNNNNNNNNNNNNNNNNNNNNNNNNNNNNNNNNNNNNNNNNNNNNNNNNNNNNNNNNNNNNNNNNNNNNNNNNNNNNNNNNNNNNNNNNNNNNNNNNNNNNNNNNNNNNNNNNNNNNNNNNNNNNNNNNNNNNNNNNNNNNNNNNNNNNNNNNNNNNNNNNNNNNNNNNNNNNNNNNNNNNNNNNNNNNNNNNNNNNNNNNNNNNNNNNNNNNNNNNNNNNNNNNNNNNNNNNNNNNNNNNNNNNNNNNNNNNNNNNNNNNNNNNNNNNNNNNNNNNNNNNNNNNNNNNNNNNNNNNNNNNNNNNNNNNNNNNNNNNNNNNNNNNNNNNNNNNNNNNNNNNNNNNNNNNNNNNNNNNNNNNNNNNNNNNNNNNNNNNNNNNNNNNNNNNNNNNNNNNNNNNNNNNNNNNNNNNNNNNNNNNNNNNNNNNNNNNNNNNNNNNNNNNNNNNNNNNNNNNNNNNNNNNNNNNNNNNNNNNNNNNNNNNNNNNNNNNNNNNNNNNNNNNNNNNNNNNNNNNNNNNNNNNNNNNNNNNNNNNNNNNNNNNNNNNNNNNNNNNNNNNNNNNNNNNNNNNNNNNNNNNNNNNNNNNNNNNNNNNNNNNNNNNNNNNNNNNNNNNNNNNNNNNNNNNNNNNNNNNNNNNNNNNNNNNNNNNNNNNNNNNNNNNNNNNNNNNNNNNNNNNNNNNNNNNNNNNNNNNNNNNNNNNNNNNNNNNNNNNNNNNNNNNNNNNNNNNNNNNNNNNNNNNNNNNNNNNNNNNNNNNNNNNNNNNNNNNNNNNNNNNNNNNNNNNNNNNNNNNNNNNNNNNNNNNNNNNNNNNNNNNNNNNNNNNNNNNNNNNNNNNNNNNNNNNNNNNNNNNNNNNNNNNNNNNNNNNNNNNNNNNNNNNNNNNNNNNNNNNNNNNNNNNNNNNNNNNNNNNNNNNNNNNNNNNNNNNNNNNNNNNNNNNNNNNNNNNNNNNNNNNNNNNNNNNNNNNNNNNNNNNNNNNNNNNNNNGAGAGAGAGAGATCGAAACTCAGAATGATAAAAAACATGTGATATGTGATATTAGAGAGAATGGTATAATAGTCATGTAAAAAGTGTGAAAATATACCTTTTTATCATTTAAGATGTTATGAGGTGACCATTTTATCACGTAATATGTTTTAATGGTGACATTTTTATCAAGTGGAACATTTGAAGACTATTTTATCATTTGTACATTCAAATGACAGTTTAGTGTAATATGCCCAAAAAAATATTTACACTATTTTAAATAAAATTAAAAACAGAGACACCAAAGTTAAAAGCGTGGCCTTTGGTTAGTGGCACCTGCAATAGAGAATACCTTTTTTCATTCCGTGGCTGCACCGTACCTAATGACTTTTA
The window above is part of the Fragaria vesca subsp. vesca linkage group LG2, FraVesHawaii_1.0, whole genome shotgun sequence genome. Proteins encoded here:
- the LOC101297694 gene encoding uncharacterized protein DDB_G0273453/DDB_G0273565-like is translated as MSETAKVLYIVVVDGEEKREKGKESFRYTRPVLQSSLQLMGCKPRHAFKISQRVFELIRNVSSCEALLPEGTENVSPSKSEASKNTVSGKDHKSKSVPFEMYKTRTTVVVRRETFLDVVCDALAEYKYVGPNQRADLVFACRVRERKESVTVLLCGTSGCGKSTLSSLLGSRLGITTVISTDSIRHMMRSFADEKQNPLLWASTYHAGECLDPVAVAEAKAKKKAKKSAASSQSLSKDGMVDGSPSGRSDSQMSDAGSSTAELISSKQMAIEGFKAQSEMVIDSLDCLITAWEERKESVIVEGVHLSLNFVMGLMKKHPSIIPFMIYISNEDKHLERFAVRAKYMTLDPAKNKYVKYIRNIRTIQEYLCQRADKHLVPKINNTNVDKSVAAIHATVFSCLRRREAGEQLYDTMRNTVTVVDEEYRNQRAANSLSSKGMFQLIQRKGSSRQLMALVNTDGSVAKAWPVDSVVSNGNPIFCHGTEMEIGSAEQVNLQFGLYGLSAWPKDGGPSCAGSVDGSRADDTETVSRHFSSCCSSPRSEGPAKELKEDNSVHGSDEEVDESADVGSDEELSDDGDKQVDEEIGSVDEESTKSDEEYEDLAMQDVQGNGYWLDDAMERDIKIFPVSEDSSANKDVDKYRQNLDLFLRTSRESFSEPLCSYTSLFTEKNEMKMPCSGNVKIRKRRSLSIPALGRHGSEIRGAILSGAPQC